In one Vidua chalybeata isolate OUT-0048 chromosome 4, bVidCha1 merged haplotype, whole genome shotgun sequence genomic region, the following are encoded:
- the MAN2B2 gene encoding epididymis-specific alpha-mannosidase isoform X2: MAPPRILLLPLLPLLALLPRAGGELRAFVVAHSHMDVGWVYTVQESMHAYAANVYTTVIEELMKGKQRKFIAVEQEFFRLWWDMVATDTQKQQVHHLLQEGRLEFVIGGQVMHDEAVTLIDDQILQLTEGHGFLYETFGFRPQFSWHVDPFGASATTPTLFALAGFNAHLISRIDYDLKADMQKNKKLQFVWQGSPSLSARQEIFTHVMDQYSYCTPSQLPFSNRSGFFWNGFATFPDPPKDGVYPNMSLPVTDANLHLYAQTMVANIKERAAWFRTGEVLWPWGCDKQFFNASVQYSNMDLLVDYINKHSAEFGVTVQYATVSEYFQAVYSRNLTWEIRDSQDFLPYSTEPFQAWTGFYTSRSTLKGIARRASSLLYAGESFFTQYVWKHPEGSICKCKALKQLQSLRWAVSEVQHHDGITGTESPKVKDMYMNNLMYGMFNVKKLMASIIFDINNAKKDGEVYSSVYTKGSGKPGATDVDLYVVVYNPLAWNITTFVTVSVSSEAMSVYDELGYSVPAQVQSSVESPSTYDLYILVAISGLSYRKYSIKPLDGKQSAFIGSSIKYKRRDLTRAGQQSQQLFPVVNSCYQIVFDQNTNLMHSITDRETNQTVQFTQEFLEYHVNGDTKKGPISDNYLFAPNASAVPVSKAVGLEVMSGNLMTEIRQYFYSNVTSQDYIYAVYTRLYSVPEGYDGKLLCRRIEQEYSVGPLELNREAVLRTSTNLNTRQLLYTDNNGYQMQKRPFKAYVNNTVARNYYPMVQTAYIEDDTTRLMLLAERAHGVSSQGNGQVEVMLHRRLWNNLQWDLSNNLTLNDSSVVRPVIWLILGTKAVTNTLYRTSGLALEHRPVVMFGALSDKPKLPRQLQQNSVHDLPVTVPPNLHLQTLSIPGWRYSSNHTEQVRSIYMGEQKQGDADFSRVLLRIRHLYEVGEDPVLSQPVMVDLKALLKGLGSVMAVEERSLTGTWDVNTLERWKWKTAQYPSKRFFKSTETSEDFIVTVHPKEIRTFFVYFQVQ, translated from the exons GTCCATCATTTGCTTCAGGAGGGACGACTGGAATTTGTCATTGGAGGGCAAGTGATGCATGATGAAGCTGTGACACTAATTGATGATCAAATTTTACAGTTGACGG AAGGTCATGGGTTTTTGTATGAAACCTTTGGCTTCAGGCCTCAGTTTTCTTGGCATGTTGATCCTTTTGGAGCTTCAGCTACAACACCAACTCTTTTTGCTCTGGCTGGTTTCAATGCTCATCTTATTTCTCGTATTGACTATGATCTGAAGGCTGAcatgcagaaaaacaag aagctTCAGTTTGTATGGCAGGGCTCTCCTTCCTTGTCTGCAAGACAGGAGATCTTCACCCATGTTATGGATCAGTACAGCTACTGTACTCCATCACAATTACCTTTTTCAAACAG GTCGGGATTTTTTTGGAATGGATTTGCAACTTTTCCAGATCCACCAAAAGATGGTGTTTATCCAAACATGAGTCTCCCTGTTACAGATGCTAACCTCCACCTGTATGCACAAACCATGGTGGCAAACATCAAGGAGAGAGCAGCCTGGTTCCGGACAGGGGAGGTGTTGTGGCCATGG GGCTGTGACAAGCAGTTCTTTAATGCATCTGTTCAGTACTCTAACATGGACCTGTTGGTGGATTATATTAACAAGCATTCTGCTGAGTTTGGAGTGACTGTCCAGTACGCCACTGTCAGTGAATACTTCCAAGCAGTTTATAGCAGGAACCTTACATGGGAAATTCGGGACTCTCAAGACTTTCTTCCATATTCAACAG AACCATTCCAAGCATGGACTGGGTTTTATACTTCTCGAAGCACATTAAAAGGAATTGCAAGGAGAGCAAGTTCACTGCTTTATGCTGGAGAGTCCTTTTTCACACAGTATGTCTGGAAACACCCAGAAGGTTCTATTTGCAAATGTAAAGCCTTAAAGCAACTTCAGAGTCTTAGATGGGCAGTTTCAGAG GTCCAGCACCACGATGGTATAACAGGCACAGAGTCTCCCAAGGTGAAGGACATGTACATGAATAACTTGATGTATGGAATGTTCAACGTAAAAAAGCTAATGGCTTCCATAATATTTGATATCAACAATGcaaagaaagatggagaggtCTATTCTTCTGTTTACACTAAAGGCTCAGGAAAACCAG GTGCTACAGACGTTGACCTGTATGTCGTTGTCTATAACCCACTGGCATGGAACATCACTACCTTTGTCACAGTTTCTGTCAGCAGTGAGGCAATGAGTGTATATGATGAACTGGGATATTCTGTGCCAGCACAG GTTCAAAGCTCCGTGGAATCCCCATCTACCTATGATCTGTATATTCTAGTTGCAATAAGTGGTCTGAGCtacagaaaatacagtattAAACCCTTGGATGGTAAACAGTCTGCCTTTATTGGGAGCTCAATCAAGTACAAGCGGAGAGACTTGACTCGTGCAGGGCAGCAAAGCCAACAGTTGTTTCCTGTGGTTAACAGCTGCTACCAGATTGTGTTTGACCAAAACACAAACCTGATGCACAGCATTACAGACAG GGAAACTAACCAGACTGTCCAGTTCACCCAGGAGTTCCTTGAGTACCATGTAAATGGAGACACAAAGAAAGGACCTATTTCAGATAACTACTTATTTGCTCCAAATGCTTCAGCTGTTCCAGTATCAAAAGCAGTGGGGTTGGAAGTGATGTCTGGAAACTTGATGACAGAGATACGGCAGTATTTCTACAG CAATGTTACTTCTCAGGACTATATATATGCAGTGTACACCAGGCTATACTCAGTACCAGAAGGCTACGATGGGAAGCTGCTTTGCCGTAGGATAGAGCAAGAATACAGTGTTGGGCCTTTGGAATTAAATCGTGAAGCTGTTCTAAGAACAAGCACGAATTTGAACACCAGACAACTTCTCTACACTGACAACAACGGGTATCAGATGCAGAAAAGACCATTTAAGGCGTATGTGAATAACACAGTGGCTCGG AACTATTACCCTATGGTCCAGACTGCCTACATTGAAGATGATACCACAAGGCTGATGCTGCTTGCAGAAAGAGCTCACGGTGTATCAAGTCAAGGGAATGGACAAGTTGAG GTGATGCTACACAGGAGACTATGGAACAACCTTCAGTGGGACCTGAGTAACAATCTCACTTTGAATGACTCTTCAGTGGTTCGCCCTGTTATTTGGCTTATTTTAGGAACCAAGGCTGTCACCAATACTTTGTATCGGACAAGTGGACTGGCTTTAGAGCATAGGCCAGTAGTAATGTTTGGAGCACTATCAG ATAAACCAAAGCTACCCAGACAACTTCAGCAGAATTCAGTCCATGATTTGCCTGTAACTGTGCCACCTAATCTTCATCTCCAGACTCTGAGCATTCCAGGGTGGAGATACAGCTCTAATCATACAGAGCAGGTCCGCAGCATCTACATGG GTGAACAGAAGCAAGGTGATGCAGATTTCAGTCGTGTCCTTCTAAGAATTAGACACTTGTATGAAGTTGGAGAGGATCCTGTGCTGTCTCAGCCTGTGATGGTAGATCTAAAG GCTTTGCTAAAGGGATTGGGATCAGTGATGGCAGTGGAAGAGCGATCCCTCACAGGCACCTGGGATGTGAACACTTTGGAGCGGTGGAAATGGAAGACTGCACAATATCCAAGCAAAA GATTCTTCAAAAGCACAGAGACCTCAGAAGACTTTATAGTAACTGTTCACCCGAAAGAAATAAGGACTTTCTTTGTATACTTTCAGGTTCAATAA
- the MAN2B2 gene encoding epididymis-specific alpha-mannosidase isoform X1, whose product MAPPRILLLPLLPLLALLPRAGGELRAFVVAHSHMDVGWVYTVQESMHAYAANVYTTVIEELMKGKQRKFIAVEQEFFRLWWDMVATDTQKQQVHHLLQEGRLEFVIGGQVMHDEAVTLIDDQILQLTEGHGFLYETFGFRPQFSWHVDPFGASATTPTLFALAGFNAHLISRIDYDLKADMQKNKKLQFVWQGSPSLSARQEIFTHVMDQYSYCTPSQLPFSNRSGFFWNGFATFPDPPKDGVYPNMSLPVTDANLHLYAQTMVANIKERAAWFRTGEVLWPWGCDKQFFNASVQYSNMDLLVDYINKHSAEFGVTVQYATVSEYFQAVYSRNLTWEIRDSQDFLPYSTEPFQAWTGFYTSRSTLKGIARRASSLLYAGESFFTQYVWKHPEGSICKCKALKQLQSLRWAVSEVQHHDGITGTESPKVKDMYMNNLMYGMFNVKKLMASIIFDINNAKKDGEVYSSVYTKGSGKPGATDVDLYVVVYNPLAWNITTFVTVSVSSEAMSVYDELGYSVPAQVQSSVESPSTYDLYILVAISGLSYRKYSIKPLDGKQSAFIGSSIKYKRRDLTRAGQQSQQLFPVVNSCYQIVFDQNTNLMHSITDRETNQTVQFTQEFLEYHVNGDTKKGPISDNYLFAPNASAVPVSKAVGLEVMSGNLMTEIRQYFYSNVTSQDYIYAVYTRLYSVPEGYDGKLLCRRIEQEYSVGPLELNREAVLRTSTNLNTRQLLYTDNNGYQMQKRPFKAYVNNTVARNYYPMVQTAYIEDDTTRLMLLAERAHGVSSQGNGQVEVMLHRRLWNNLQWDLSNNLTLNDSSVVRPVIWLILGTKAVTNTLYRTSGLALEHRPVVMFGALSGDKPKLPRQLQQNSVHDLPVTVPPNLHLQTLSIPGWRYSSNHTEQVRSIYMGEQKQGDADFSRVLLRIRHLYEVGEDPVLSQPVMVDLKALLKGLGSVMAVEERSLTGTWDVNTLERWKWKTAQYPSKRFFKSTETSEDFIVTVHPKEIRTFFVYFQVQ is encoded by the exons GTCCATCATTTGCTTCAGGAGGGACGACTGGAATTTGTCATTGGAGGGCAAGTGATGCATGATGAAGCTGTGACACTAATTGATGATCAAATTTTACAGTTGACGG AAGGTCATGGGTTTTTGTATGAAACCTTTGGCTTCAGGCCTCAGTTTTCTTGGCATGTTGATCCTTTTGGAGCTTCAGCTACAACACCAACTCTTTTTGCTCTGGCTGGTTTCAATGCTCATCTTATTTCTCGTATTGACTATGATCTGAAGGCTGAcatgcagaaaaacaag aagctTCAGTTTGTATGGCAGGGCTCTCCTTCCTTGTCTGCAAGACAGGAGATCTTCACCCATGTTATGGATCAGTACAGCTACTGTACTCCATCACAATTACCTTTTTCAAACAG GTCGGGATTTTTTTGGAATGGATTTGCAACTTTTCCAGATCCACCAAAAGATGGTGTTTATCCAAACATGAGTCTCCCTGTTACAGATGCTAACCTCCACCTGTATGCACAAACCATGGTGGCAAACATCAAGGAGAGAGCAGCCTGGTTCCGGACAGGGGAGGTGTTGTGGCCATGG GGCTGTGACAAGCAGTTCTTTAATGCATCTGTTCAGTACTCTAACATGGACCTGTTGGTGGATTATATTAACAAGCATTCTGCTGAGTTTGGAGTGACTGTCCAGTACGCCACTGTCAGTGAATACTTCCAAGCAGTTTATAGCAGGAACCTTACATGGGAAATTCGGGACTCTCAAGACTTTCTTCCATATTCAACAG AACCATTCCAAGCATGGACTGGGTTTTATACTTCTCGAAGCACATTAAAAGGAATTGCAAGGAGAGCAAGTTCACTGCTTTATGCTGGAGAGTCCTTTTTCACACAGTATGTCTGGAAACACCCAGAAGGTTCTATTTGCAAATGTAAAGCCTTAAAGCAACTTCAGAGTCTTAGATGGGCAGTTTCAGAG GTCCAGCACCACGATGGTATAACAGGCACAGAGTCTCCCAAGGTGAAGGACATGTACATGAATAACTTGATGTATGGAATGTTCAACGTAAAAAAGCTAATGGCTTCCATAATATTTGATATCAACAATGcaaagaaagatggagaggtCTATTCTTCTGTTTACACTAAAGGCTCAGGAAAACCAG GTGCTACAGACGTTGACCTGTATGTCGTTGTCTATAACCCACTGGCATGGAACATCACTACCTTTGTCACAGTTTCTGTCAGCAGTGAGGCAATGAGTGTATATGATGAACTGGGATATTCTGTGCCAGCACAG GTTCAAAGCTCCGTGGAATCCCCATCTACCTATGATCTGTATATTCTAGTTGCAATAAGTGGTCTGAGCtacagaaaatacagtattAAACCCTTGGATGGTAAACAGTCTGCCTTTATTGGGAGCTCAATCAAGTACAAGCGGAGAGACTTGACTCGTGCAGGGCAGCAAAGCCAACAGTTGTTTCCTGTGGTTAACAGCTGCTACCAGATTGTGTTTGACCAAAACACAAACCTGATGCACAGCATTACAGACAG GGAAACTAACCAGACTGTCCAGTTCACCCAGGAGTTCCTTGAGTACCATGTAAATGGAGACACAAAGAAAGGACCTATTTCAGATAACTACTTATTTGCTCCAAATGCTTCAGCTGTTCCAGTATCAAAAGCAGTGGGGTTGGAAGTGATGTCTGGAAACTTGATGACAGAGATACGGCAGTATTTCTACAG CAATGTTACTTCTCAGGACTATATATATGCAGTGTACACCAGGCTATACTCAGTACCAGAAGGCTACGATGGGAAGCTGCTTTGCCGTAGGATAGAGCAAGAATACAGTGTTGGGCCTTTGGAATTAAATCGTGAAGCTGTTCTAAGAACAAGCACGAATTTGAACACCAGACAACTTCTCTACACTGACAACAACGGGTATCAGATGCAGAAAAGACCATTTAAGGCGTATGTGAATAACACAGTGGCTCGG AACTATTACCCTATGGTCCAGACTGCCTACATTGAAGATGATACCACAAGGCTGATGCTGCTTGCAGAAAGAGCTCACGGTGTATCAAGTCAAGGGAATGGACAAGTTGAG GTGATGCTACACAGGAGACTATGGAACAACCTTCAGTGGGACCTGAGTAACAATCTCACTTTGAATGACTCTTCAGTGGTTCGCCCTGTTATTTGGCTTATTTTAGGAACCAAGGCTGTCACCAATACTTTGTATCGGACAAGTGGACTGGCTTTAGAGCATAGGCCAGTAGTAATGTTTGGAGCACTATCAG GAGATAAACCAAAGCTACCCAGACAACTTCAGCAGAATTCAGTCCATGATTTGCCTGTAACTGTGCCACCTAATCTTCATCTCCAGACTCTGAGCATTCCAGGGTGGAGATACAGCTCTAATCATACAGAGCAGGTCCGCAGCATCTACATGG GTGAACAGAAGCAAGGTGATGCAGATTTCAGTCGTGTCCTTCTAAGAATTAGACACTTGTATGAAGTTGGAGAGGATCCTGTGCTGTCTCAGCCTGTGATGGTAGATCTAAAG GCTTTGCTAAAGGGATTGGGATCAGTGATGGCAGTGGAAGAGCGATCCCTCACAGGCACCTGGGATGTGAACACTTTGGAGCGGTGGAAATGGAAGACTGCACAATATCCAAGCAAAA GATTCTTCAAAAGCACAGAGACCTCAGAAGACTTTATAGTAACTGTTCACCCGAAAGAAATAAGGACTTTCTTTGTATACTTTCAGGTTCAATAA